The following are encoded together in the Bubalus kerabau isolate K-KA32 ecotype Philippines breed swamp buffalo chromosome 3, PCC_UOA_SB_1v2, whole genome shotgun sequence genome:
- the HMGN4 gene encoding high mobility group nucleosome-binding domain-containing protein 4, protein MPKRKAKGDAKGDKGKVKDEPQRRSARLSAKPALPKPEPRPKKAPAKKGEKLAKGRKGKAEVSKDGNNPAKNRDASTVQSQKAEGTGDAK, encoded by the coding sequence ATGCCCAAgagaaaggcaaaaggagatgctAAAGGTGACAAAGGGAAGGTGAAGGATGAGCCACAGAGGAGATCAGCACGGTTGTCTGCTAAACCTGCCCTTCCAAAACCGGAGCCCAGGCCAAAAAAGGCCCCTGCAAAGAAGGGAGAGAAGCTGGCCAAAGGGAGAAAGGGGAAAGCAGAAGTCAGCAAGGATGGGAACAACCCTGCGAAAAACCGAGATGCCTCTACAGTCCAGTCACAGAAAGCAGAAGGCACTGGGGATGCCAAATGA